From Desulfonatronum thioautotrophicum, the proteins below share one genomic window:
- the gpt gene encoding xanthine phosphoribosyltransferase: MTMKDRYNKLYPISWDQLHRDSKVLAWRLLDLGPWHGIVTITRGGLVPAAIIARELEIRVIDTVCVSSYAWQDQGQSRVLKSFQPLSPDVAAKTLIIDDLVDTGRTAQVVREMLPQAHFATVYAKPAGRPMVDTYITEVSQDTWILFPWDSEARFVEPLADQRGCASL; encoded by the coding sequence ATGACCATGAAAGACCGGTACAACAAACTCTACCCCATTTCCTGGGATCAACTGCACCGCGACTCCAAGGTTCTGGCGTGGCGGTTGCTGGATTTGGGACCGTGGCACGGCATCGTGACCATCACCCGCGGCGGTCTGGTGCCGGCGGCGATTATTGCCAGGGAACTGGAAATCCGGGTCATTGATACGGTCTGTGTGTCCAGCTACGCATGGCAGGATCAAGGGCAAAGCCGGGTGCTCAAGAGCTTTCAGCCCCTTTCCCCTGATGTTGCGGCCAAGACGTTGATCATCGACGATCTGGTGGACACCGGGCGAACCGCGCAGGTCGTCCGGGAGATGCTGCCCCAAGCGCATTTTGCCACGGTCTACGCCAAACCGGCCGGACGACCGATGGTGGACACATACATCACCGAAGTCAGTCAGGACACCTGGATACTTTTTCCCTGGGATTCAGAGGCCCGGTTCGTCGAGCCGTTGGCGGATCAGCGAGGTTGTGCGTCGTTGTGA
- the amrS gene encoding AmmeMemoRadiSam system radical SAM enzyme yields MQHTSPVPTTSPPLNRKQFLKAAACGLCAPALASMLASPRPAHAQAGGASQTAQRGLVRPHPSPWFSPVDGNAVQCGLCPRQCTLAPGQRSPCRARENRSGQGVSLTYANPALIQEDPVERKPFFHVVPGSRALSVSTAGCNLHCKFCEVWDMALVRPEDVHAYDLSPEAVVAHAQAAGLRSVSFAFGEPVIFYEYMLDVARLARNAGMLNLLHTAAYIRPEPLQELCEVIDAANVDLKGFDPAFYREVVGGELQPVLDALRIIKRSGVHLELTSVVIPTLNDDMDALAEMCRWIAGELGPDTPLHLARFYPLYRLSALPRTPVSILDQARETAQNAGLRFVYVAKVPGHDGENTFCPDCGQAVITRVGFIVDQMRVDNGRCPDCQREIPGIWS; encoded by the coding sequence ATGCAGCACACTTCCCCAGTACCGACAACGTCCCCGCCACTGAACAGAAAACAGTTCCTGAAGGCAGCGGCTTGCGGGCTCTGCGCGCCGGCCCTGGCCTCCATGCTCGCGTCACCCAGGCCTGCTCACGCCCAGGCCGGCGGCGCATCCCAGACTGCCCAGCGGGGTCTTGTCCGGCCTCATCCCTCGCCCTGGTTCAGCCCGGTTGACGGCAATGCCGTCCAATGCGGACTCTGTCCCCGGCAATGCACCCTGGCCCCAGGCCAGCGATCCCCTTGCCGGGCACGGGAAAACCGTTCCGGACAAGGCGTCTCGCTGACCTACGCCAATCCGGCCCTGATCCAGGAAGACCCGGTGGAGCGCAAGCCGTTTTTTCATGTCGTGCCCGGGAGTCGGGCCCTGTCCGTGTCCACGGCCGGCTGCAACCTGCACTGCAAATTCTGCGAAGTCTGGGACATGGCCCTGGTCCGCCCCGAAGACGTTCATGCCTACGACCTGTCGCCAGAGGCCGTGGTGGCCCACGCCCAGGCCGCCGGGCTGCGTTCCGTGAGCTTTGCCTTTGGCGAGCCGGTCATCTTTTATGAGTACATGCTGGATGTCGCCAGATTGGCCCGAAACGCCGGGATGCTCAACCTGTTGCATACCGCGGCCTACATCCGTCCCGAGCCGTTGCAGGAGCTCTGCGAGGTCATCGACGCGGCCAACGTGGACCTGAAAGGCTTTGATCCGGCGTTTTACCGGGAAGTGGTCGGCGGGGAACTGCAGCCGGTGCTGGACGCCCTGCGGATCATCAAACGCTCCGGGGTCCACCTGGAACTGACCAGTGTTGTCATCCCCACGCTCAACGACGACATGGACGCCCTGGCCGAGATGTGTCGGTGGATCGCCGGCGAGCTGGGCCCGGACACCCCCTTGCACCTGGCCCGCTTCTACCCCCTGTACCGCCTCTCCGCCCTGCCCCGCACCCCGGTCTCCATTCTGGACCAGGCCCGGGAAACAGCCCAAAACGCCGGACTGCGCTTTGTCTACGTGGCCAAGGTTCCCGGCCATGACGGCGAAAACACCTTCTGCCCGGACTGCGGCCAGGCAGTCATCACCCGAGTGGGATTCATCGTGGACCAGATGCGGGTCGACAATGGCCGTTGTCCCGACTGTCAGCGCGAAATTCCGGGCATCTGGAGCTGA
- a CDS encoding ABC transporter permease, whose protein sequence is MRLIRVTKRTEPLGWGSVLVFCAALGLSLSLACAALAVQGVAPLRALALLWEGGFGSTWSLEDSLRKAIPIYLCALGVSFTFRMQIWNIGAEGQFALGAIGAAWAVLTFPHLPAVALLPLMMLSAGAAGAFWALIPALTKVRLGVNEIISTLMLNYIGILLLNYLVYGPWRDPAGRGFPMTMEYPAAAQIGMLGGTRLHWGLVLCVVLSGLAWLFLNKTRLGYEIRASGESLRTARYAFMPYGFLVFLVMGICGMLAGWAGFVETSAVAHRLQPSILVGYGYTAIVVAWVARLKIGPMALAAFLLAGLRVGVEVLQLELRVPAAFGHILEGLVLLTVLAGQFFHYYRLRLEWPVRRAEGR, encoded by the coding sequence ATGCGCCTGATTCGTGTCACCAAAAGGACCGAACCCCTGGGATGGGGTTCGGTCCTTGTTTTTTGCGCGGCCCTGGGACTTTCCCTGTCCCTGGCCTGCGCGGCCCTGGCCGTGCAGGGCGTGGCGCCACTGCGGGCCTTGGCCCTGCTCTGGGAGGGCGGATTCGGAAGCACGTGGTCCCTGGAAGACTCCCTGCGCAAGGCCATCCCCATCTACCTCTGCGCCCTGGGGGTATCCTTCACCTTCCGGATGCAGATCTGGAACATCGGGGCCGAAGGCCAGTTCGCCCTGGGAGCCATCGGCGCGGCCTGGGCCGTCCTGACCTTTCCGCATCTGCCCGCCGTGGCCCTGTTGCCCCTGATGATGCTCAGCGCCGGGGCGGCCGGAGCCTTTTGGGCCTTGATTCCGGCCCTGACCAAGGTCCGCCTGGGGGTGAACGAGATCATCTCCACGCTGATGCTCAACTACATCGGGATCCTGCTGCTGAACTATCTGGTCTATGGACCCTGGAGAGATCCAGCCGGGCGGGGCTTTCCCATGACCATGGAGTATCCCGCGGCGGCCCAGATCGGAATGCTGGGCGGAACCCGGCTGCACTGGGGACTCGTCCTCTGCGTGGTCCTCAGCGGCCTTGCCTGGCTTTTTTTGAACAAGACCCGGCTGGGCTATGAAATCCGGGCCAGCGGCGAAAGTCTGCGTACGGCCCGCTATGCCTTTATGCCCTATGGGTTCCTGGTTTTTCTGGTCATGGGCATCTGCGGCATGCTGGCCGGCTGGGCCGGGTTCGTGGAAACCTCGGCCGTGGCGCATCGCCTGCAGCCGAGCATTCTGGTCGGTTACGGATATACGGCCATTGTCGTGGCCTGGGTGGCCCGGCTGAAGATCGGCCCCATGGCCCTGGCGGCATTTCTGCTGGCCGGGCTGCGGGTGGGCGTGGAGGTCCTTCAGCTGGAATTGCGGGTCCCGGCGGCCTTTGGCCATATTCTGGAAGGGCTTGTGCTGCTGACGGTCCTGGCCGGCCAGTTCTTTCATTATTACCGGTTGCGGCTGGAATGGCCGGTGCGGAGGGCTGAGGGCAGATGA
- a CDS encoding cytochrome c maturation protein CcmE — MQKKKSSRTVYAVALVLFLAGFGTLLMAGLKQNSIYFLNVSEALAMPAENIQQIRLFGTVAEEGLVYDPQHMGVQFLLEDSDDASQRIAVQYRGVVPDLFQPGAEVILEGGYLVQDGVFNAKTLMTKCPSKYEAENRSG, encoded by the coding sequence ATGCAGAAAAAGAAAAGCTCGCGTACGGTTTATGCCGTGGCCCTGGTTCTCTTTCTGGCCGGTTTTGGAACATTGTTGATGGCTGGCTTGAAGCAGAACAGTATTTATTTCCTGAACGTCTCTGAAGCGTTGGCCATGCCCGCGGAGAACATCCAGCAAATTCGTTTGTTTGGGACTGTGGCTGAGGAAGGCCTGGTCTATGATCCCCAGCACATGGGGGTACAGTTTCTACTGGAAGACAGCGACGACGCATCCCAGCGCATCGCCGTCCAGTATCGCGGGGTTGTTCCGGATCTCTTCCAGCCTGGTGCGGAGGTGATTCTGGAAGGCGGGTACCTTGTCCAGGATGGGGTATTCAATGCCAAAACCCTGATGACCAAGTGTCCCTCGAAGTACGAAGCCGAGAATCGTTCCGGCTGA
- a CDS encoding fused MFS/spermidine synthase has protein sequence MPLLRAVPWHLASVLMLGLVSQLAQVLLLRELLMVFQGNELSIGIILSAWLAWTGLGSWLGGRLAQQQRRTGRLLLYSAAGLVPLLPATIGLIRNLRGFFDVLPGAALGLWEMVVSSFLVMAPVGLLLGAQFVLLARIWREHDGTRDASGASKTYMVEAAGNIMAGILFTFLLVHLLNAFQTATLAALLMAAVALPLGRMQINTTPDRAPLRRAPVVAILLAPLVLAVLAGLFLALDRLDKWTSLIQWGQFAPDHALVETRHSRHGMIAVLRRDDQYSFFQSGHLVFSTAGRETAVPGLEEQDAVTVAHLALTQHPEPRRVLLIGGGLRGMLTEILRHPVQELDYVELDHVLTATALNFAPARTLAALDHPGVRLLHTDARLFVKSGGTRNYDMIIVDAPDPTTAVLNRTYTREFFQQAQSRLAPGGVLAVGVASTPDLRGLAVTNRNAAIFHTLGNVFDQVLAVGERHLLFLATDAPDQVTRDPQVLRTRFDQREIQAEGFSSLHFHILLHEPTVRRINWILRHHGRNPLAHLEGPPAPPLSPPSIGEQLQAEESLPPVVQRFFINSDFRPIAYLYSLMFWDELTRVGTRDSLTWVLRIQPWWLLPVLLGPLLVVLALSRMHSRGHERPGVRTKGGLQNKRFPSFRNSPRFWSWLRSWCCSRFSSWPGPYSGISTAVHLAALTTGMSTMLMQVALLFAFQSLYGFIYETVGLIIAVFMSGLAVGTFLGHRHVRHRPGHGPGQTLGQTPGQTPGQTLAMVQFGIAAAAWIVGLLLPQTAMIASPLAVLALFFVLTFAAGLAGGVDFPLALACSTTLCGKPEQAAGRIYGIELAGACVGAAVAGVMIAPVLGIPACFLLAGALNAMAGLALLMAFAKGSPVGPASSPAVRHS, from the coding sequence ATGCCCCTGCTCCGCGCCGTTCCCTGGCATCTTGCCTCCGTCCTGATGCTGGGCCTTGTTTCCCAGCTGGCCCAGGTCCTGTTGTTGCGGGAACTGCTCATGGTTTTCCAAGGCAACGAACTTTCCATCGGCATCATCCTTTCCGCCTGGCTGGCCTGGACCGGCCTGGGCAGCTGGCTGGGAGGGCGCCTGGCGCAGCAGCAGCGCCGCACCGGCAGGCTTTTGCTCTACAGCGCCGCCGGTCTGGTCCCCCTCCTGCCGGCAACCATCGGCCTGATCCGCAATCTGCGTGGTTTTTTCGACGTCCTACCCGGAGCCGCCCTGGGACTGTGGGAGATGGTCGTTTCCAGCTTCCTGGTCATGGCCCCGGTCGGGCTGCTGCTTGGTGCGCAGTTCGTTCTGCTGGCCAGGATCTGGCGGGAACATGACGGGACACGGGATGCCTCCGGAGCGAGCAAGACCTACATGGTGGAGGCTGCCGGCAACATCATGGCGGGCATCCTGTTCACCTTCCTCCTGGTCCACCTGCTCAACGCCTTTCAGACGGCAACCCTGGCGGCACTGCTCATGGCGGCGGTTGCCCTGCCTCTGGGGCGGATGCAGATCAACACCACGCCGGACCGGGCCCCTCTGCGACGTGCTCCGGTCGTCGCGATCCTGCTTGCTCCACTGGTGCTTGCGGTGCTTGCCGGGCTGTTCCTGGCCCTGGACCGCCTGGACAAATGGACCTCCCTGATCCAGTGGGGGCAGTTCGCCCCGGATCATGCGCTGGTGGAAACCCGCCATTCCCGGCACGGCATGATAGCCGTGCTGCGCCGCGACGATCAGTACAGCTTTTTTCAAAGCGGCCACCTGGTTTTCAGCACCGCGGGCCGGGAAACGGCCGTGCCCGGTCTGGAGGAACAGGATGCCGTCACCGTGGCCCACCTTGCGCTGACGCAGCACCCGGAACCCAGGCGCGTGCTGCTCATCGGCGGAGGCCTGCGGGGCATGCTCACCGAGATCCTCCGCCATCCGGTTCAGGAACTGGATTATGTGGAACTGGACCATGTGCTGACTGCCACGGCCTTGAACTTCGCCCCGGCCCGAACCCTTGCGGCCCTGGACCACCCCGGCGTCCGGCTGCTGCACACGGACGCCCGGCTTTTCGTCAAGTCCGGCGGGACGCGAAACTACGACATGATCATCGTGGACGCCCCGGACCCAACCACCGCGGTCCTGAACCGGACGTACACCCGGGAGTTCTTTCAGCAGGCCCAGAGCAGACTTGCACCGGGCGGCGTGCTGGCGGTCGGGGTCGCATCAACTCCGGATCTGCGGGGGCTTGCGGTGACCAACCGCAACGCCGCGATCTTTCATACCCTGGGAAATGTCTTTGATCAGGTTCTCGCCGTGGGCGAACGGCACCTGCTGTTCCTTGCCACGGATGCTCCGGACCAGGTGACCAGGGATCCCCAGGTCCTGCGAACGCGTTTTGACCAACGGGAAATCCAGGCCGAGGGATTTTCCAGCCTGCATTTTCATATCCTGCTGCATGAACCAACCGTGCGTCGGATCAACTGGATTCTGCGCCATCACGGCCGAAATCCTCTGGCCCATCTGGAAGGGCCGCCTGCCCCACCCCTGTCGCCTCCTTCCATCGGCGAACAGCTGCAGGCTGAAGAGTCTCTGCCTCCGGTGGTTCAGCGCTTCTTCATCAATTCGGATTTCCGACCCATTGCCTACCTGTACAGCCTGATGTTCTGGGATGAACTGACCAGGGTGGGTACCCGAGACTCCCTGACATGGGTGCTGCGGATACAACCCTGGTGGCTTCTTCCCGTGCTCCTGGGTCCGCTCCTGGTCGTGCTGGCGCTCTCCCGTATGCACTCCCGCGGCCACGAACGCCCCGGAGTGCGCACGAAAGGCGGTTTGCAAAACAAGCGCTTCCCCAGCTTCCGGAACAGTCCCCGGTTTTGGTCTTGGCTCCGGTCCTGGTGCTGTTCTAGGTTTTCCTCCTGGCCTGGCCCGTACTCCGGCATAAGCACCGCTGTGCACCTCGCGGCCCTGACCACCGGAATGTCCACCATGTTGATGCAGGTGGCCTTGCTCTTCGCTTTTCAGAGCCTATATGGGTTTATATACGAAACCGTGGGATTGATCATCGCCGTGTTCATGTCCGGCTTGGCCGTGGGTACCTTTCTGGGGCACCGCCATGTACGTCATCGCCCCGGCCATGGCCCGGGCCAGACCCTGGGCCAGACCCCGGGCCAGACCCCGGGCCAGACCCTGGCCATGGTCCAGTTCGGTATCGCCGCGGCGGCCTGGATTGTGGGACTGCTCCTGCCCCAGACAGCGATGATCGCCTCGCCCCTGGCAGTTTTGGCCTTGTTTTTCGTTTTGACTTTTGCCGCCGGACTGGCCGGGGGCGTGGATTTTCCCCTGGCACTGGCCTGCTCCACGACCCTTTGCGGCAAGCCGGAACAGGCCGCGGGCCGGATCTACGGCATCGAACTGGCCGGCGCCTGTGTCGGCGCGGCCGTGGCTGGGGTGATGATTGCCCCGGTACTGGGCATTCCGGCCTGCTTTCTGCTGGCCGGAGCCTTGAACGCCATGGCCGGACTTGCCCTGCTGATGGCCTTTGCCAAAGGCTCGCCCGTCGGCCCCGCATCCTCACCAGCCGTGCGGCACTCTTGA
- a CDS encoding ABC transporter ATP-binding protein, with translation MSTNASSASLALDPTAIPSSDPPLIRLEGLSKSFGPVRANHDISFAIRPGRILALLGENGAGKSTLMSMLAGRLQPDSGRIFLRGEEARFASPKDSIAAGIGMVYQNFMLVNRMTVAENVLLGQEKGFWVTPRAMEREVGELTRRFNLPIDPGAGIWELSMGERQLVEILKLLYRQSQVLIFDEPTAVLTPVEAEHLFEALRNMAGQGKSIIFISHKLEEVLAVADEVAVLRRGELVGHWEAKDIQSKEELANRMVGRTVSLEMARDSRMPGEPVLRVEHLTGPRLDDVNLVVRQGEIMALVGVAGNGQKELVETVAGLRPPGSGSVKILGTDWKAFFANPSWKESLSYIPEDRLGVAVCREMTLTDNFLLTTRQGFCRGPWLRRKLARQTVAEKVAEFNVQPGRPDMLAGRLSGGNLQKLVLAREFYRNSRLIVAEQPTQGLDISSTEEVWRQLLQAREHAGILLVTGDLREAMTLADRIAVIFRGRIMDDFPVEDQERMKRIGLLMAGSG, from the coding sequence ATGAGCACCAACGCGTCGTCTGCCTCCCTTGCCCTTGATCCGACCGCGATTCCGTCTTCGGATCCTCCCTTGATCCGCCTTGAGGGCTTGAGCAAATCTTTTGGACCGGTCCGGGCCAACCATGATATCAGCTTTGCGATCCGGCCAGGGCGAATTCTGGCTCTGCTGGGTGAAAACGGTGCCGGCAAGAGCACCCTGATGAGCATGTTGGCCGGACGGCTTCAGCCGGACTCCGGACGCATTTTCCTGCGCGGGGAAGAGGCGCGGTTTGCTTCACCCAAGGATTCCATCGCCGCGGGCATTGGCATGGTTTATCAAAACTTCATGCTGGTGAACCGGATGACCGTGGCCGAGAACGTGCTGCTGGGCCAGGAAAAAGGTTTCTGGGTGACACCAAGGGCCATGGAGCGCGAGGTGGGCGAGCTGACCCGGCGTTTCAACCTGCCCATCGACCCGGGGGCCGGAATCTGGGAATTGTCCATGGGCGAACGGCAGCTGGTGGAAATCCTCAAGCTGCTCTACCGGCAAAGTCAGGTGCTGATCTTTGACGAACCCACGGCGGTACTGACTCCGGTGGAGGCCGAGCATCTGTTCGAAGCCCTGCGGAACATGGCCGGCCAGGGCAAGTCGATCATCTTCATCAGCCACAAGCTGGAGGAGGTCCTCGCCGTGGCCGACGAAGTGGCCGTTCTCCGGCGTGGCGAGCTGGTGGGGCACTGGGAGGCGAAGGATATCCAGTCCAAGGAAGAGTTGGCCAATCGGATGGTTGGCCGTACGGTGTCCCTGGAAATGGCAAGGGACAGCCGCATGCCCGGCGAACCCGTCCTGCGGGTTGAACATCTCACCGGCCCTCGGCTGGATGATGTGAATCTGGTGGTTCGTCAGGGTGAGATCATGGCCCTGGTGGGAGTGGCCGGCAACGGCCAGAAGGAATTGGTGGAGACCGTGGCCGGGCTGCGGCCCCCCGGTTCCGGAAGCGTGAAGATTTTGGGGACGGACTGGAAAGCCTTTTTTGCAAATCCTTCCTGGAAGGAGTCCCTGAGCTACATTCCCGAGGACCGCCTGGGCGTGGCCGTGTGTCGGGAAATGACTCTCACGGACAATTTTTTGCTGACGACCCGCCAGGGATTCTGTCGGGGTCCCTGGTTGCGACGCAAGCTGGCCCGGCAAACAGTGGCCGAGAAGGTCGCGGAATTCAACGTTCAACCAGGGCGTCCGGACATGCTCGCCGGGCGGCTGTCCGGCGGCAATCTCCAGAAACTGGTCCTGGCTCGGGAGTTCTACCGCAATTCACGGCTGATCGTGGCCGAGCAGCCCACCCAGGGCCTGGACATCAGCTCCACCGAGGAGGTCTGGCGGCAACTGCTTCAGGCCCGTGAGCACGCCGGCATACTTCTGGTCACCGGGGATCTGCGGGAGGCAATGACCCTGGCCGACCGGATTGCCGTGATTTTCCGGGGCAGGATCATGGACGACTTCCCGGTGGAGGATCAGGAGCGGATGAAGCGCATCGGCCTGTTGATGGCCGGCTCGGGGTAA
- a CDS encoding PilZ domain-containing protein — MDQEQRSAPRVDVEPDFSVLVTSGGEKIMGIVYDISRTGVLVDVSQNDVGLVMVPEGERVAFQVVPEFLAVALQGASGTVVRRAGPLWGVQFVDPLDLSQTRIDQLREHLEVPNGPEWNKF, encoded by the coding sequence ATGGACCAGGAACAGCGCAGTGCGCCACGGGTGGATGTGGAGCCGGACTTCAGCGTACTGGTCACTTCCGGTGGCGAGAAAATCATGGGTATTGTCTATGATATTAGCCGCACGGGGGTACTGGTGGATGTCTCACAGAACGACGTGGGCTTGGTCATGGTCCCGGAGGGTGAGCGCGTTGCTTTTCAGGTCGTGCCGGAATTTTTGGCTGTGGCCTTGCAGGGGGCCTCGGGCACGGTTGTTCGCCGGGCCGGTCCTCTCTGGGGAGTTCAGTTTGTCGATCCGCTGGACCTGAGCCAGACGCGAATCGACCAGCTGCGGGAACACCTAGAAGTCCCCAACGGTCCGGAATGGAATAAGTTCTAA
- a CDS encoding ABC transporter permease yields MPIELIIPLLAAAVQSGTPILYATLGEMITEKSGVLNLGVEGMMMVGALSAFWISLATGSPWLGFLMGGVCAAMLAAVHGLVCLGFQGNQVVSGLAVTIFGVGLANYLGTPLVGTQGIGFSKVSLPVLADIPVLGTILFHQDVLVYLSFGLPVLIWAFFRYTSLGLHLRSVGENPVAAATAGLNVIGLRWLGVLLGGFLVGLGGAYLSLAYIHLWTNGLTAGRGWIAVALVIFAFWRPGRAVFGAYLFGGVMAFQLRLQAMGTDIPASILMMLPYALTILVLIASTMTGRGGEAPAALAVNMEPEE; encoded by the coding sequence ATGCCCATTGAACTGATCATCCCGCTGCTGGCCGCGGCCGTGCAGTCCGGGACTCCGATCCTCTACGCCACCTTGGGGGAAATGATCACGGAGAAGTCCGGAGTGCTCAATCTGGGCGTCGAGGGCATGATGATGGTCGGCGCGCTGTCCGCATTCTGGATCAGTCTGGCCACGGGCAGTCCGTGGCTGGGATTTCTGATGGGTGGTGTCTGCGCAGCGATGCTGGCCGCGGTACACGGCCTGGTCTGCCTGGGATTTCAGGGCAACCAGGTGGTCTCCGGGCTGGCCGTGACCATTTTTGGCGTTGGGTTGGCCAACTATCTGGGCACGCCCCTGGTGGGCACCCAGGGGATCGGTTTTTCCAAGGTTTCCCTGCCTGTCCTGGCGGACATTCCGGTATTGGGGACGATCCTGTTTCATCAGGACGTACTGGTTTACCTGTCCTTTGGCCTCCCGGTGCTGATCTGGGCCTTTTTTCGGTACACCAGCCTGGGGCTGCACCTGCGCTCGGTGGGCGAAAACCCGGTTGCCGCGGCCACCGCCGGATTGAACGTCATTGGCCTGCGTTGGCTGGGCGTGCTACTGGGCGGGTTTCTGGTGGGGCTGGGCGGAGCGTATCTTTCCCTGGCGTATATCCACCTGTGGACCAACGGATTGACCGCTGGGCGCGGCTGGATCGCCGTGGCCCTGGTGATTTTTGCCTTCTGGCGGCCGGGCCGGGCGGTATTCGGAGCCTACCTCTTTGGCGGGGTGATGGCCTTTCAGCTCCGCCTGCAGGCCATGGGCACGGACATTCCCGCCTCGATCCTGATGATGCTTCCGTATGCCCTGACCATCCTGGTGCTGATCGCTTCGACCATGACCGGTCGGGGAGGCGAGGCTCCGGCGGCCCTGGCGGTGAACATGGAGCCGGAGGAATAG
- a CDS encoding BMP family ABC transporter substrate-binding protein has product MMVPVAGAAKEIKAGFIYVSPVGDAGWSRAHDDGRRAIEALDGVETTFVESVSEGPDSERVLLNMARRGHNLIFATSFGFMDSVIKVAAQFPDVVFMHCSGYKLAENVGTYFGRMYQPRYLSGMVAGAMTESNILGYVAAFPIPEVIRGINAFTLGAQAVNPDIQVRVVWSSTWYDPALEKEAANSLLDVGADVIAMHQDSPGPQVAAQERGVYSIGYNTDMSAFAPDAHLTAPIWNWAVVYKDVVRQVKDGTWTSESIWWGLDRDLVGLAPFGPMVPQDVQEAVLARKAEIRSGETDVFIGPVLDQQGEVRIPEGIRATDEEMLAMDWFVQGVVGSTR; this is encoded by the coding sequence ATGATGGTGCCGGTGGCCGGGGCGGCCAAGGAGATCAAGGCCGGATTCATCTATGTTTCGCCGGTGGGCGATGCGGGATGGTCCCGGGCCCATGATGACGGCCGGCGGGCCATCGAGGCCCTGGACGGCGTGGAGACCACCTTTGTGGAATCCGTGTCCGAGGGTCCGGATTCGGAACGGGTGCTGTTGAACATGGCCCGGCGGGGGCACAACCTGATCTTCGCCACCAGCTTTGGGTTCATGGACTCGGTGATCAAGGTCGCGGCCCAGTTTCCGGACGTGGTCTTCATGCACTGTTCGGGATATAAACTGGCCGAAAACGTGGGCACCTACTTCGGCCGGATGTACCAGCCGCGCTATCTTTCCGGCATGGTTGCCGGGGCCATGACCGAATCCAATATCCTGGGATACGTGGCCGCCTTCCCCATCCCGGAGGTCATCCGCGGGATCAATGCGTTTACCCTGGGCGCCCAGGCCGTGAATCCGGACATTCAGGTCCGTGTGGTCTGGAGTTCCACCTGGTACGATCCGGCCCTGGAAAAAGAGGCGGCCAACAGCCTGCTGGACGTGGGCGCGGACGTGATCGCCATGCACCAGGATTCGCCTGGTCCTCAGGTGGCGGCTCAGGAGCGCGGTGTCTACTCCATCGGTTACAATACGGACATGAGCGCCTTTGCTCCGGACGCCCATTTGACGGCTCCGATCTGGAACTGGGCCGTGGTCTACAAGGACGTGGTCCGGCAGGTGAAGGATGGAACCTGGACCAGCGAGTCCATCTGGTGGGGGCTGGACCGGGATTTGGTGGGGTTGGCGCCCTTTGGCCCCATGGTCCCCCAGGACGTCCAGGAAGCGGTCCTGGCCAGGAAAGCGGAGATTCGCTCCGGTGAGACGGATGTCTTCATCGGGCCGGTTCTGGATCAGCAGGGCGAAGTCCGGATTCCCGAGGGGATTCGCGCCACGGATGAAGAAATGCTGGCCATGGACTGGTTTGTCCAGGGCGTTGTGGGCTCCACCCGGTAA